The following are encoded together in the Drosophila biarmipes strain raj3 chromosome 3L, RU_DBia_V1.1, whole genome shotgun sequence genome:
- the LOC108030737 gene encoding uncharacterized protein LOC108030737, whose protein sequence is MESMELTVPPEDAHWSLKFVDIWKPFPQQIVANATFKVIRFFYPPLGVEAVDVTHVVSDPELNGFNVALLMGFPLFLASIGYAVYRYVRKVDRVVREAPARLDELEARMRAKYGPEYKQGIWKRRDIPDPYLESKNPSEPVVHSKHDLESKSTNGSFEAHWLPESIENFINAETSEDNSRGNVSFKEAVEYRLFDSGNRVAKENSAVKRKGSKRAPRT, encoded by the exons ATGGAAAGTATGGAACTGACTGTACCGCCGGAGGACGCGCACTGGTCGTTAAAGTTCGTTGACATTTGGAAGCCCTTTCCGCAGCAGATTGTGGCCAATGCCACTTTCAAGGTGATCCGCTTCTTTTATCCCCCCCTCGGCGTGGAAGCGGTCGATGTCACCCACGTGGTCAGCGATCCCGAGCTGAACGGTTTTAACGTGGCTCTGCTTATGGGCTTTCCCTTGTTCTTGGCCAGCATCGGCTATGCGGTGTATAGATATGTGCGGAAAGTG GATCGCGTGGTTCGAGAGGCGCCGGCGAGACTGGACGAGCTGGAGGCGCGCATGAGGGCCAAGTACGGCCCCGAGTACAAGCAGGGAATCTGGAAGCGAAGAGACATCCCGGATCCCTACCTGGAGTCCAAGAACCCTTCCGAGCCCGTTGTTCACAGCAAACACGACCTTGAGAGCAAGTCAACCAACGGTTCCTTCGAGGCCCACTGGCTGCCCGAGTCCATCGAGAACTTTATCAACGCCGAAACTTCCGAGGATAATAGCAGGGGGAATGTCTCCTTCAAGGAGGCGGTCGAGTACCGCCTGTTCGACAGTGGCAACCGGGTGGCCAAAGAGAATTCTGCCGTGAAGCGCAAGGGCTCGAAGAGGGCACCCCGAACGTAG